A genomic window from Diorhabda sublineata isolate icDioSubl1.1 chromosome 8, icDioSubl1.1, whole genome shotgun sequence includes:
- the LOC130447635 gene encoding uncharacterized protein LOC130447635 isoform X1, giving the protein MMEEKKGPRFGGSKVSEIANIFQAMTPAQRDEVLNSSRKRYSSHNSTEKLEAESTNITVMRTESHVTRFNNARALFEKLGEENKKDRVIPLQSTRSASNILDARSRSSSANSETRDTRTPSPPNNKNSEKLNLSPKKTNGVSKETDRPALMKKPDKPERKFNSKELIERQRNWTSHFSKNRSSRYNSDPNRSDVRLAVSSDNDRIENKNTAATRSASFSSRLKSPPISPPPPPVRTEASRRKDFVRKERPASVIPTTTDIFIKSPPISPIKSQRTSLVVEPNNDEPEEFSSNFDRKDKLVIDNDGLLLVSQNAAAKSPSEDKETSRDNLSAASGSLSSLSPPSSPSKVKSEQEKQEQEGNEKSFLETTDSQRIDKKTEEPVISRRTKVSSISINIPAAGLGSRPSSIISTTTSDEGGFNEPSPKIEAKLRPHEEFLYDFPINEDKPLEYTDSPEDVSEYQDLTIHEPCQKKLTPAEIEALYAVPHKKPQNAVPIESTFSDEDDDDAPHYAVPYRSFVPQQKSTDSDSSQITIHSRPHSVSQQKSTTSTDSDASQVTVIPQRSIDSDVMYHDQSKTATQSVLTQLDSQDSFDSKPVRLSWDESVSVDTKKSEPFLLVREVLPPCDRTTVRTQIVQKAEANILDLNDVEYADASDQENSIGEENVPEPDAMTPDEADNLLSSKILEKQRAQLLSDEEAQEVTRLLNSKDVKSANKWSPNATSSFLQDSITGSVQDSSGPVSLNDSVGPPSLQDDIINDFSIEQNQSTDLNKTINKSKCVEPLSQYYESSESLVSAQDDEEPSKHDTSVSATDSGLIDSVTSLSEGNHLEKTEEDFVPKPIGIVGVEHGVHYYEDGHFWMEVPGLPPEEDDDDDDEDELEFPEYAPKTSKVKFSKEPMKVYSTFSISDYDRKNEDVDPVAASAEYELEKRVEKMDVFPVELVKGSEGLGLSIIGMGVGADAGLEKLGIFVKTITANGAAAKDGRIKVNDQIIEVDGKSLVGVTQAYAASVLRNTSGLVKFNIGRERDPENSEVAQLIKQSLQADKEREERRQRMLEEQQQHSEASTVQLTGSANTSVSDGPTSPIVNQEGLFDHEQDNVDSLRTLLIELMEQNGVKPDDSEKIEQAAQKLKETERSLLTAKKEIQTYQNMLEQSQTQYQVLEKKYNRAKHLVKEFQQRELDMLHREDFYQQVLQEKDTEYNSLVKSLKDRVIALEQELLDTQRKAGLPMTLPYDNINVKQLTPQMSRRQPPKPLFKSLRPDFSDTEMSDASPDDDKTATVERKLPIKEEFDRAVPPHELLDISASKSKAELANRGALANRQLPSVKKGSLSNSSSDYGLDESYNSSDEVTDSVFASNDVKQLKSSNTTRPTSFTSATQQYVQSQYVTAQQKNQNGAHYAVQYTQVQKTNQYVMNQNASTNQAHGGVVYASIQKEPSPDPWHDNRTNNMAAVCPPPSLAEQLKQVLAEREKRLGGDSATSSTDELNDRSKDDPAHHLLEEIRQAVNEANSKVKKVVPVTLSPPGSAPWQPQTQNTSPTPPSPSSLSSGSVSPSRHDSSWVNTDLSLSSCSIASDKRGQHYWQSTPILDWSKDQVCGWLMAIGMEQHVSKFAELQVNGSALLLLRSADFKILGITSDDKSRLKRKIKELKLQAEKERKQVERDRKEKEKLQKKAEKANKKK; this is encoded by the exons atgatggAAGAAAAGAAGGGACCCAGATTCGGGGGATCGAAAGTATCCGAAATAGCGAACATTTTCCAAGCAATGACGCCTGCGCAAAGAGACGAAGTCTTAAATTCGTCCAGAAAGAGATACAGCAGCCACAATTCCACTGAAAAATTGGAAGCGGAAAGTACAAACATAACCGTAATGCGAACCGAATCGCACGTAACGAGATTCAACAACGCGCGGGCGTTGTTCGAAAAATTGGGggaggaaaataaaaaagacagGGTGATACCGCTACAGTCGACCAGGAGCGCTTCGAACATACTGGATGCGAGGTCCCGTAGCAGTTCCGCCAACAGCGAAACCAGGGATACCCGAACACCTTCACCTCCGAATAACAAAAATTCGGAAAAACTCAACTTGTCGCCGAAGAAAACCAACGGCGTGTCCAAGGAGACCGATAGACCGGCGCTGATGAAAAAACCGGACAAACCCGAGAGAAAATTCAACAGCAAGGAATTGATCGAACGCCAAAGGAACTGGACGtcgcatttttcgaaaaacagaAGCAGCAGGTACAACAGCGACCCAAATAGGAGTGACGTGAGGTTAGCGGTGAGCAGCGATAACGACAGAATCGAAAATAAGAATACAGCGGCGACCAGAAGTGCTTCGTTCAGTAGCAGATTGAAGAGTCCTCCGATTTCCCCGCCGCCGCCCCCGGTCCGAACGGAGGCTTCCAGGAGGAAGGATTTCGTACGAAAAGAaag accAGCTTCGGTGATACCAACCACGAccgatatttttattaaatcgcCGCCTATCAGCCCGATCAAATCTCAAAGGACGAGTCTCGTTGTCGAACCCAATAACGACGAACCCGAAGAATTTTCCTCTAATTTCGACCGGAAGGATAAATTAGTGATCGATAACGACGGTTTGTTGTTGGTTTCTCAAAATGCGGCTGCAAAATCCCCTTCGGAAGATAAAGAAACGAGCAGGGACAATTTATCGGCTGCCTCTGGTAGTTTATCTTCCCTAAGTCCCCCCAGTAGTCCCAGCAAAGTTAAATCCGAACAAGAGAAACAGGAACAAGAAGgaaatgaaaaatcttttttgg AAACTACGGATTCTCAAAGGATCGATAAAAAGACTGAAGAACCAGTTATATCTAGACGAACGAAAGTTAGCAGTATCTCTATTAACATTCCAGCAGCAGGTTTAGGAAGTCGACCTTCTTCTATAATAAGTACGACAACATCCGACGAAGGCGGTTTTAACGAACCATCTCCAAAAATAGAAGCCAAATTAAGACCCCACGAAGAATTCCTGTACGATTTTCCTATAAACGAAGATAAACCGTTAGAATACACCGATTCCCCGGAAGACGTTAGCGAATATCAAGATTTAACTATACACGAACCTTGCCAAAAGAAATTGACGCCTGCGGAAATCGAAGCTTTATACGCCGTACCTCATAAAAAACCTCAAAATGCCGTTCCAATCGAAAGTACTTTTTCCGACGAAGACGACGACGACGCTCCGCATTACGCAGTACCGTACAGATCTTTCGTTCCTCAACAAAAATCCACCGATTCGGATTCGTCGCAGATAACGATACACAGCAGACCGCACAGCGTTAGTCAACAAAAATCAACGACATCCACCGATTCGGACGCTTCCCAAGTGACTGTGATACCTCAGAGGTCCATCGATTCCGACGTTATGTACCACGACCAATCCAAAACGGCGACTCAATCAGTATTAACGCAACTGGATTCCCAAGATAGTTTCGATAGTAAACcggttaggttaagttgggaCGAATCGGTTAGTGTCGATACCAAAAAATCAGAACCGTTTTTGTTGGTTCGCGAGGTGTTGCCACCGTGTGATAGGACGACTGTGAGGACGCAGATTGTTCAAAAAGCCGAGGCGAATATTTTGGATTTGAACGACGTCGAATACGCCGACGCCAGCGACCAAGAGAACAGTATCGGAGAAGAAAACGTACCAGAACCTGACGCCATGACACCGGACGAAGCCGATAATTTACTTAGCAGCAA GATTTTGGAGAAACAGAG aGCTCAACTTCTTTCGGACGAAGAAGCACAAGAAGTAACAAGACTGTTAAATTCCAAAGATGTCAAATCCGCTAACAAATGGTCGCCGAACGCGACCAGTTCCTTCCTTCAAGATTCCATCACTGGATCAGTTCAAGATTCATCAGGACCGGTATCGTTAAACGACAGCGTCGGTCCCCCTTCACTACAAGACGATATCATTAACGATTTTTCCATTGAACAGAATCAATCTACAGACTTAAATAAAACTATCAACAAAAGCAAATGTGTGGAACCTTTATCCCAATATTACGAATCCAGCGAGAGTTTGGTTTCCGCACAGGATGATGAGGAACCATCCAAACATGATACTAGTGTTTCGGCTACTGATTCAGGACTGATAG ATTCGGTGACGAGTTTATCGGAAGGTAACCATTTAGAAAAAACCGAAGAAGATTTCGTACCGAAACCGATCGGCATCGTGGGCGTCGAACACGGCGTCCATTATTACGAAGACGGTCATTTTTGGATGGAAGTACCCGGCCTACCGCCGGAAGaagacgacgacgacgacgacgaagaCGAACTAGAATTTCCGGAATATGCGCCGAAAACGAGCAAAGTGAAATTTTCCAAAGAGCCCATGAAGGTGTATTCGACGTTCAGTATATCCGATTACGATCGCAAAAACGAGGACGTAGATCCCGTAGCCGCTTCCGCCGAATACGAACTAGAAAAGCGCGTCGAGAAGATGGACGTGTTTCCGGTGGAATTGGTGAAAGGATCCGAAGGATTAGGATTGAGTATCATAGGAATGGGCGTCGGAGCCGACGCCGGACTAGAAAAATTAG GTATTTTCGTGAAAACGATTACGGCCAACGGGGCCGCGGCCAAAGACGGCAGGATCAAAGTTAACGATCAAATCATCGAAGTAGACGGTAAAAGTCTGGTAGGCGTGACTCAAGCTTACGCCGCCAGCGTTCTACGCAACACTTCCGGTTTGGTAAAGTTCAATATAGGCAGAGAAAGGGATCCGGAAAATAGCGAAGTCGCTCAACTCATCAAACAATCTTTGCAGGCCGATAAGGAACGCGAAGAGAGACGGCAGAGGATGTTGGAGGAACAGCAGCAACACAGCGAAGCCAGTACCGTTCAACTTACAG GTTCGGCCAATACGAGCGTTAGCGATGGCCCTACAAGCCCTATTGTTAATCAAGAGGGTCTGTTCGATCACGAACAGGATAATGTCGATTCCCTCAGAACTCTATTGATCGAA CTGATGGAGCAGAATGGAGTGAAGCCGGACGATTCGGAAAAAATCGAACAAGCCGcccaaaaattaaaagaaaccGAACGGAGTCTGTTGACGGCCAAAAAGGAAATCCAGACCTACCAGAACATGTTGGAGCAATCCCAGACCCAATACCAAGTGCTCGAAAAGAAATACAACAGAGCCAAACATTTAGTAAAAGAATTCCAACAGAGGGAGCTCGACATGCTGCACAGGGAAGATTTCTACCAACAGGTGTTGCAAGAAAAAGACACCGAATACAATTCGTTGGTGAAAAGTTTGAAAGATAGAGTTATAGCTCTCGAACAAGAGCTATTGGATACTCAAAGGAAAGCCGGCTTACCTATGACGCTACCGTACGATAATATCAACGTGAAACAATTAACGCCCCAAATGTCGCGCAGACAACCGCCCAAACCTCTATTCAAATCCCTCCGACCGGACTTTTCGGATACGGAAATGTCGGACGCCAGTCCGGACGACGATAAAACCGCCACCGTCGAAAGGAAATTACCGATCAAAGAGGAATTCGATCGAGCGGTACCGCCGCACGAATTACTCGACATATCGGCGAGTAAAAGTAAAGCGGAACTCGCCAATAGGGGAGCGCTAGCTAATAG GCAATTGCCGAGCGTCAAAAAAGGTTCGTTGAGCAACAGTAGTTCGGATTACGGTTTGGACGAAAGTTACAATTCCTCCGACGAAGTAACCGATTCGGTGTTCGCTTCTAACGACGTCAAACAATTGAAATCGTCGAATACGACGCGTCCGACGTCGTTTACCAGCGCTACGCAACAGTACGTTCAATCGCAATACGTAACGGCGCAACAGAAGAATCAAAATGGCGCGCACTACGCCGTTCAATATACGCAA GTACAAAAAACGAATCAATACGTTATGAATCAAAACGCGTCGACCAATCAAGCTCACGGCGGCGTGGTATACGCCAGTATCCAAAAAGAACCCAGTCCGGATCCGTGGCACGACAACAGAACCAACAATATGGCGGCGGTTTGTCCGCCGCCCAGTTTGGCCGAACAACTAAAACAG GTGTTGGCGGAAAGGGAAAAGAGACTCGGCGGCGATAGCGCGACTAGTTCGACGGATGAACTCAACGATAGATCGAAAGATGATCCGGCGCATCATCTGTTGGAAGAGATTCGACAGGCGGTGAACGAGGCCAATTCTAAAG tAAAGAAAGTTGTTCCCGTTACGTTATCGCCCCCAGGTAGCGCCCCTTGGCAACCTCAGACTCAGAATACGTCGCCGACTCCGCCGTCACCGTCTAGTCTGTCGTCCGGTTCGGTGTCGCCTTCGAGACACGATTCCTCTTGGGTAAACACCGATCTCAGTTTATCTTCTTGTAGTATAGCGAGCGATAAAAGAGGGCAGCACTACTGGCAATCCACCCCGATACTCGATTGGTCCAAGGATCAA GTGTGCGGTTGGTTGATGGCGATCGGTATGGAACAGCACGTTTCGAAATTTGCCGAATTGCAAGTTAACGGAAGCGCGTTGTTGCTATTGAGATCGGcggatttcaaaattttgggtATAACCAGCGACGACAAAAGTAGATTGAAACGTAAAATCAAAGAACTCAAATTGCAAGCCGAAAAGGAGAGGAAACAAGTGGAACGCGACcgaaaagaaaaggaaaaattgCAGAAGAAGGCCGAAAAagcaaataagaaaaaataa
- the LOC130447635 gene encoding uncharacterized protein LOC130447635 isoform X2: MMEEKKGPRFGGSKVSEIANIFQAMTPAQRDEVLNSSRKRYSSHNSTEKLEAESTNITVMRTESHVTRFNNARALFEKLGEENKKDRVIPLQSTRSASNILDARSRSSSANSETRDTRTPSPPNNKNSEKLNLSPKKTNGVSKETDRPALMKKPDKPERKFNSKELIERQRNWTSHFSKNRSSRYNSDPNRSDVRLAVSSDNDRIENKNTAATRSASFSSRLKSPPISPPPPPVRTEASRRKDFVRKERPASVIPTTTDIFIKSPPISPIKSQRTSLVVEPNNDEPEEFSSNFDRKDKLVIDNDGLLLVSQNAAAKSPSEDKETSRDNLSAASGSLSSLSPPSSPSKVKSEQEKQEQEGNEKSFLETTDSQRIDKKTEEPVISRRTKVSSISINIPAAGLGSRPSSIISTTTSDEGGFNEPSPKIEAKLRPHEEFLYDFPINEDKPLEYTDSPEDVSEYQDLTIHEPCQKKLTPAEIEALYAVPHKKPQNAVPIESTFSDEDDDDAPHYAVPYRSFVPQQKSTDSDSSQITIHSRPHSVSQQKSTTSTDSDASQVTVIPQRSIDSDVMYHDQSKTATQSVLTQLDSQDSFDSKPVRLSWDESVSVDTKKSEPFLLVREVLPPCDRTTVRTQIVQKAEANILDLNDVEYADASDQENSIGEENVPEPDAMTPDEADNLLSSKAQLLSDEEAQEVTRLLNSKDVKSANKWSPNATSSFLQDSITGSVQDSSGPVSLNDSVGPPSLQDDIINDFSIEQNQSTDLNKTINKSKCVEPLSQYYESSESLVSAQDDEEPSKHDTSVSATDSGLIDSVTSLSEGNHLEKTEEDFVPKPIGIVGVEHGVHYYEDGHFWMEVPGLPPEEDDDDDDEDELEFPEYAPKTSKVKFSKEPMKVYSTFSISDYDRKNEDVDPVAASAEYELEKRVEKMDVFPVELVKGSEGLGLSIIGMGVGADAGLEKLGIFVKTITANGAAAKDGRIKVNDQIIEVDGKSLVGVTQAYAASVLRNTSGLVKFNIGRERDPENSEVAQLIKQSLQADKEREERRQRMLEEQQQHSEASTVQLTGSANTSVSDGPTSPIVNQEGLFDHEQDNVDSLRTLLIELMEQNGVKPDDSEKIEQAAQKLKETERSLLTAKKEIQTYQNMLEQSQTQYQVLEKKYNRAKHLVKEFQQRELDMLHREDFYQQVLQEKDTEYNSLVKSLKDRVIALEQELLDTQRKAGLPMTLPYDNINVKQLTPQMSRRQPPKPLFKSLRPDFSDTEMSDASPDDDKTATVERKLPIKEEFDRAVPPHELLDISASKSKAELANRGALANRQLPSVKKGSLSNSSSDYGLDESYNSSDEVTDSVFASNDVKQLKSSNTTRPTSFTSATQQYVQSQYVTAQQKNQNGAHYAVQYTQVQKTNQYVMNQNASTNQAHGGVVYASIQKEPSPDPWHDNRTNNMAAVCPPPSLAEQLKQVLAEREKRLGGDSATSSTDELNDRSKDDPAHHLLEEIRQAVNEANSKVKKVVPVTLSPPGSAPWQPQTQNTSPTPPSPSSLSSGSVSPSRHDSSWVNTDLSLSSCSIASDKRGQHYWQSTPILDWSKDQVCGWLMAIGMEQHVSKFAELQVNGSALLLLRSADFKILGITSDDKSRLKRKIKELKLQAEKERKQVERDRKEKEKLQKKAEKANKKK, from the exons atgatggAAGAAAAGAAGGGACCCAGATTCGGGGGATCGAAAGTATCCGAAATAGCGAACATTTTCCAAGCAATGACGCCTGCGCAAAGAGACGAAGTCTTAAATTCGTCCAGAAAGAGATACAGCAGCCACAATTCCACTGAAAAATTGGAAGCGGAAAGTACAAACATAACCGTAATGCGAACCGAATCGCACGTAACGAGATTCAACAACGCGCGGGCGTTGTTCGAAAAATTGGGggaggaaaataaaaaagacagGGTGATACCGCTACAGTCGACCAGGAGCGCTTCGAACATACTGGATGCGAGGTCCCGTAGCAGTTCCGCCAACAGCGAAACCAGGGATACCCGAACACCTTCACCTCCGAATAACAAAAATTCGGAAAAACTCAACTTGTCGCCGAAGAAAACCAACGGCGTGTCCAAGGAGACCGATAGACCGGCGCTGATGAAAAAACCGGACAAACCCGAGAGAAAATTCAACAGCAAGGAATTGATCGAACGCCAAAGGAACTGGACGtcgcatttttcgaaaaacagaAGCAGCAGGTACAACAGCGACCCAAATAGGAGTGACGTGAGGTTAGCGGTGAGCAGCGATAACGACAGAATCGAAAATAAGAATACAGCGGCGACCAGAAGTGCTTCGTTCAGTAGCAGATTGAAGAGTCCTCCGATTTCCCCGCCGCCGCCCCCGGTCCGAACGGAGGCTTCCAGGAGGAAGGATTTCGTACGAAAAGAaag accAGCTTCGGTGATACCAACCACGAccgatatttttattaaatcgcCGCCTATCAGCCCGATCAAATCTCAAAGGACGAGTCTCGTTGTCGAACCCAATAACGACGAACCCGAAGAATTTTCCTCTAATTTCGACCGGAAGGATAAATTAGTGATCGATAACGACGGTTTGTTGTTGGTTTCTCAAAATGCGGCTGCAAAATCCCCTTCGGAAGATAAAGAAACGAGCAGGGACAATTTATCGGCTGCCTCTGGTAGTTTATCTTCCCTAAGTCCCCCCAGTAGTCCCAGCAAAGTTAAATCCGAACAAGAGAAACAGGAACAAGAAGgaaatgaaaaatcttttttgg AAACTACGGATTCTCAAAGGATCGATAAAAAGACTGAAGAACCAGTTATATCTAGACGAACGAAAGTTAGCAGTATCTCTATTAACATTCCAGCAGCAGGTTTAGGAAGTCGACCTTCTTCTATAATAAGTACGACAACATCCGACGAAGGCGGTTTTAACGAACCATCTCCAAAAATAGAAGCCAAATTAAGACCCCACGAAGAATTCCTGTACGATTTTCCTATAAACGAAGATAAACCGTTAGAATACACCGATTCCCCGGAAGACGTTAGCGAATATCAAGATTTAACTATACACGAACCTTGCCAAAAGAAATTGACGCCTGCGGAAATCGAAGCTTTATACGCCGTACCTCATAAAAAACCTCAAAATGCCGTTCCAATCGAAAGTACTTTTTCCGACGAAGACGACGACGACGCTCCGCATTACGCAGTACCGTACAGATCTTTCGTTCCTCAACAAAAATCCACCGATTCGGATTCGTCGCAGATAACGATACACAGCAGACCGCACAGCGTTAGTCAACAAAAATCAACGACATCCACCGATTCGGACGCTTCCCAAGTGACTGTGATACCTCAGAGGTCCATCGATTCCGACGTTATGTACCACGACCAATCCAAAACGGCGACTCAATCAGTATTAACGCAACTGGATTCCCAAGATAGTTTCGATAGTAAACcggttaggttaagttgggaCGAATCGGTTAGTGTCGATACCAAAAAATCAGAACCGTTTTTGTTGGTTCGCGAGGTGTTGCCACCGTGTGATAGGACGACTGTGAGGACGCAGATTGTTCAAAAAGCCGAGGCGAATATTTTGGATTTGAACGACGTCGAATACGCCGACGCCAGCGACCAAGAGAACAGTATCGGAGAAGAAAACGTACCAGAACCTGACGCCATGACACCGGACGAAGCCGATAATTTACTTAGCAGCAA aGCTCAACTTCTTTCGGACGAAGAAGCACAAGAAGTAACAAGACTGTTAAATTCCAAAGATGTCAAATCCGCTAACAAATGGTCGCCGAACGCGACCAGTTCCTTCCTTCAAGATTCCATCACTGGATCAGTTCAAGATTCATCAGGACCGGTATCGTTAAACGACAGCGTCGGTCCCCCTTCACTACAAGACGATATCATTAACGATTTTTCCATTGAACAGAATCAATCTACAGACTTAAATAAAACTATCAACAAAAGCAAATGTGTGGAACCTTTATCCCAATATTACGAATCCAGCGAGAGTTTGGTTTCCGCACAGGATGATGAGGAACCATCCAAACATGATACTAGTGTTTCGGCTACTGATTCAGGACTGATAG ATTCGGTGACGAGTTTATCGGAAGGTAACCATTTAGAAAAAACCGAAGAAGATTTCGTACCGAAACCGATCGGCATCGTGGGCGTCGAACACGGCGTCCATTATTACGAAGACGGTCATTTTTGGATGGAAGTACCCGGCCTACCGCCGGAAGaagacgacgacgacgacgacgaagaCGAACTAGAATTTCCGGAATATGCGCCGAAAACGAGCAAAGTGAAATTTTCCAAAGAGCCCATGAAGGTGTATTCGACGTTCAGTATATCCGATTACGATCGCAAAAACGAGGACGTAGATCCCGTAGCCGCTTCCGCCGAATACGAACTAGAAAAGCGCGTCGAGAAGATGGACGTGTTTCCGGTGGAATTGGTGAAAGGATCCGAAGGATTAGGATTGAGTATCATAGGAATGGGCGTCGGAGCCGACGCCGGACTAGAAAAATTAG GTATTTTCGTGAAAACGATTACGGCCAACGGGGCCGCGGCCAAAGACGGCAGGATCAAAGTTAACGATCAAATCATCGAAGTAGACGGTAAAAGTCTGGTAGGCGTGACTCAAGCTTACGCCGCCAGCGTTCTACGCAACACTTCCGGTTTGGTAAAGTTCAATATAGGCAGAGAAAGGGATCCGGAAAATAGCGAAGTCGCTCAACTCATCAAACAATCTTTGCAGGCCGATAAGGAACGCGAAGAGAGACGGCAGAGGATGTTGGAGGAACAGCAGCAACACAGCGAAGCCAGTACCGTTCAACTTACAG GTTCGGCCAATACGAGCGTTAGCGATGGCCCTACAAGCCCTATTGTTAATCAAGAGGGTCTGTTCGATCACGAACAGGATAATGTCGATTCCCTCAGAACTCTATTGATCGAA CTGATGGAGCAGAATGGAGTGAAGCCGGACGATTCGGAAAAAATCGAACAAGCCGcccaaaaattaaaagaaaccGAACGGAGTCTGTTGACGGCCAAAAAGGAAATCCAGACCTACCAGAACATGTTGGAGCAATCCCAGACCCAATACCAAGTGCTCGAAAAGAAATACAACAGAGCCAAACATTTAGTAAAAGAATTCCAACAGAGGGAGCTCGACATGCTGCACAGGGAAGATTTCTACCAACAGGTGTTGCAAGAAAAAGACACCGAATACAATTCGTTGGTGAAAAGTTTGAAAGATAGAGTTATAGCTCTCGAACAAGAGCTATTGGATACTCAAAGGAAAGCCGGCTTACCTATGACGCTACCGTACGATAATATCAACGTGAAACAATTAACGCCCCAAATGTCGCGCAGACAACCGCCCAAACCTCTATTCAAATCCCTCCGACCGGACTTTTCGGATACGGAAATGTCGGACGCCAGTCCGGACGACGATAAAACCGCCACCGTCGAAAGGAAATTACCGATCAAAGAGGAATTCGATCGAGCGGTACCGCCGCACGAATTACTCGACATATCGGCGAGTAAAAGTAAAGCGGAACTCGCCAATAGGGGAGCGCTAGCTAATAG GCAATTGCCGAGCGTCAAAAAAGGTTCGTTGAGCAACAGTAGTTCGGATTACGGTTTGGACGAAAGTTACAATTCCTCCGACGAAGTAACCGATTCGGTGTTCGCTTCTAACGACGTCAAACAATTGAAATCGTCGAATACGACGCGTCCGACGTCGTTTACCAGCGCTACGCAACAGTACGTTCAATCGCAATACGTAACGGCGCAACAGAAGAATCAAAATGGCGCGCACTACGCCGTTCAATATACGCAA GTACAAAAAACGAATCAATACGTTATGAATCAAAACGCGTCGACCAATCAAGCTCACGGCGGCGTGGTATACGCCAGTATCCAAAAAGAACCCAGTCCGGATCCGTGGCACGACAACAGAACCAACAATATGGCGGCGGTTTGTCCGCCGCCCAGTTTGGCCGAACAACTAAAACAG GTGTTGGCGGAAAGGGAAAAGAGACTCGGCGGCGATAGCGCGACTAGTTCGACGGATGAACTCAACGATAGATCGAAAGATGATCCGGCGCATCATCTGTTGGAAGAGATTCGACAGGCGGTGAACGAGGCCAATTCTAAAG tAAAGAAAGTTGTTCCCGTTACGTTATCGCCCCCAGGTAGCGCCCCTTGGCAACCTCAGACTCAGAATACGTCGCCGACTCCGCCGTCACCGTCTAGTCTGTCGTCCGGTTCGGTGTCGCCTTCGAGACACGATTCCTCTTGGGTAAACACCGATCTCAGTTTATCTTCTTGTAGTATAGCGAGCGATAAAAGAGGGCAGCACTACTGGCAATCCACCCCGATACTCGATTGGTCCAAGGATCAA GTGTGCGGTTGGTTGATGGCGATCGGTATGGAACAGCACGTTTCGAAATTTGCCGAATTGCAAGTTAACGGAAGCGCGTTGTTGCTATTGAGATCGGcggatttcaaaattttgggtATAACCAGCGACGACAAAAGTAGATTGAAACGTAAAATCAAAGAACTCAAATTGCAAGCCGAAAAGGAGAGGAAACAAGTGGAACGCGACcgaaaagaaaaggaaaaattgCAGAAGAAGGCCGAAAAagcaaataagaaaaaataa